The Dehalococcoidia bacterium genome includes a window with the following:
- a CDS encoding CoA transferase has protein sequence MPSKSRASSPRKSYKPGPLLEGVRIVDFTRRYAGSFTALLLGALGAEVLKVESQLRPDPYRGVKYVEGKLETIMPRVGMYAAINHNKKSCTLNLNKPEARDLLRRLVAIGDVVADSFYTGVMEKYGAAFEQLRRVRPDIVTVTMSGFGQSGPYGEYRAYGPVGSSFGGVDAMTGFPDGQPVSAGGPLDGICSETLAYGTLAALYYRSLTGQGQHVEAAMHEVQMSVAPESMLEYTATGRVPQRKGNRDDVMAPHSIYPCAGADNWLAIAVNTNGEWKALCGVLGRPEMARDPRYATAAARMRNQVSLDPIIEVWTRQRVNTKAMDVLQKAGVPAAACQNVIQLLEQDPQLKARGMFVWLDTPGIGHVAVQRMPGDVKGALRCIYTPAPRLGAHNEYVFKGMLGVPDVEYDRLVEQQVIY, from the coding sequence ATGCCGTCTAAATCCCGCGCAAGCAGCCCCCGCAAAAGCTACAAGCCCGGCCCGCTTCTGGAGGGCGTTAGGATTGTTGACTTCACCCGGCGCTACGCCGGCTCCTTCACCGCGCTTCTGCTGGGCGCTCTGGGCGCCGAGGTGCTGAAAGTCGAAAGCCAGCTTCGCCCCGACCCGTACCGTGGCGTCAAATATGTTGAAGGCAAGCTCGAGACCATCATGCCGCGGGTTGGGATGTACGCGGCCATCAATCACAACAAGAAGTCCTGCACCCTGAACCTGAACAAGCCGGAGGCCCGTGACCTCCTCCGCCGACTTGTCGCGATAGGCGACGTGGTCGCCGACAGCTTCTATACAGGAGTCATGGAGAAGTATGGCGCGGCCTTCGAGCAGTTGCGGCGTGTCCGCCCGGACATCGTCACCGTCACCATGTCCGGCTTCGGTCAGAGCGGCCCGTACGGAGAGTACCGGGCCTACGGCCCCGTCGGTTCCAGCTTCGGCGGCGTGGACGCCATGACGGGCTTTCCGGACGGACAGCCCGTCTCCGCGGGCGGGCCGCTGGATGGCATCTGCAGCGAGACGCTGGCGTACGGGACGCTGGCCGCGCTCTACTATCGGAGCCTCACGGGACAGGGCCAGCACGTCGAGGCCGCGATGCACGAGGTCCAGATGAGCGTGGCCCCTGAAAGCATGCTCGAGTACACCGCGACGGGGCGCGTCCCTCAGCGGAAGGGCAACCGCGACGACGTGATGGCGCCGCACAGCATCTATCCGTGCGCGGGCGCTGACAACTGGCTCGCCATCGCCGTGAACACGAATGGCGAGTGGAAAGCGCTCTGTGGCGTCCTGGGCAGGCCGGAGATGGCGCGCGACCCCCGTTACGCCACGGCAGCCGCACGGATGCGGAACCAGGTTTCGCTTGACCCCATCATCGAGGTGTGGACACGCCAGCGGGTGAACACAAAGGCGATGGATGTGTTGCAGAAGGCGGGAGTGCCAGCGGCGGCCTGCCAGAACGTCATCCAGCTCCTGGAGCAAGACCCCCAATTGAAAGCACGGGGGATGTTCGTGTGGCTGGATACGCCCGGCATAGGACACGTGGCCGTGCAGCGCATGCCGGGCGACGTGAAGGGCGCGCTGCGCTGCATTTATACGCCCGCGCCTCGGCTTGGCGCGCACAACGAGTATGTGTTCAAAGGAATGCTCGGGGTTCCCGACGTCGAGTACGACCGGCTTGTTGAGCAGCAGGTCATCTACTAG
- a CDS encoding CoA transferase: MTEGALHGLTVVEYSHGVAAAFAGKLLSDFGARVVKVEDPRGDPSRKLPPLVPSDGSALFAYLNTGKDSVTVNQASTAGRRVFRDMVRRADVLVEDLSPGQSQRLGVSYRSMCRVNRALVMVSITGFGRSGPRAGYRSTDLVNVAAGGLALTMPNADEKTGVAVPLRPGGTFSHFAAGLNAAITTLAALMRRNATGSGAYIDMSEQEAVLHNIARHVTQYTVEGKLPVWALSKSYGGGGGIMKCKDGYIMFHVAEEHFWQALLDVMGRPAWSRDERFRRRDVRFANWDKLQPHLDEWCGARSAWEIFHACQARGIPCAPVSTPDRLVSDPHIIARKALIQVDGLTMPGAPVRLAVTPHAVRHPAPALGQHTEDVLGEWLGYTPAKIAALRKSHAV; the protein is encoded by the coding sequence ATGACTGAAGGAGCATTGCACGGACTAACAGTAGTCGAATACAGCCACGGCGTGGCGGCGGCGTTCGCCGGGAAGCTGCTCAGCGACTTCGGCGCGCGCGTGGTCAAAGTGGAGGACCCGCGCGGCGACCCGTCGCGCAAGCTCCCCCCGCTTGTCCCCAGCGACGGCTCGGCGCTGTTCGCCTACCTGAACACAGGGAAGGACAGCGTGACAGTTAACCAGGCCTCCACGGCTGGCCGGAGGGTTTTCCGTGACATGGTCCGGCGGGCCGACGTCCTGGTGGAGGACCTGTCGCCGGGACAGAGCCAGAGACTGGGCGTGAGCTACCGGTCCATGTGCCGCGTGAATCGCGCGCTTGTGATGGTCTCCATCACGGGCTTTGGCCGCTCCGGGCCGCGCGCGGGGTACAGGTCAACCGACCTGGTGAACGTGGCCGCTGGAGGTCTCGCGCTGACCATGCCGAACGCCGACGAGAAAACGGGCGTGGCCGTGCCCCTTCGGCCCGGTGGGACGTTCAGCCACTTCGCCGCGGGACTGAACGCCGCCATCACCACTCTCGCCGCACTCATGCGCCGGAACGCGACCGGCAGTGGCGCTTACATTGACATGTCGGAGCAGGAGGCGGTGCTGCACAACATCGCACGGCACGTCACGCAATACACCGTGGAGGGCAAGCTGCCAGTCTGGGCGCTCTCAAAGTCCTACGGCGGCGGCGGCGGCATCATGAAATGCAAGGACGGGTACATCATGTTCCACGTCGCGGAGGAGCACTTCTGGCAGGCGCTTCTTGATGTCATGGGGCGGCCAGCCTGGTCGCGGGACGAGCGGTTCCGTCGCCGCGACGTGCGTTTCGCCAACTGGGACAAGCTGCAACCCCACCTGGACGAATGGTGCGGCGCGCGTTCGGCGTGGGAGATATTCCACGCATGCCAGGCCAGGGGCATCCCCTGCGCGCCGGTGAGCACCCCGGACCGCCTGGTCAGCGACCCGCACATCATCGCGCGCAAGGCGCTCATCCAGGTGGACGGGTTGACCATGCCCGGCGCGCCCGTCCGCCTGGCCGTCACGCCTCACGCCGTCCGTCACCCCGCGCCCGCGTTGGGCCAGCACACGGAGGACGTGCTCGGCGAGTGGCTTGGCTACACTCCCGCCAAAATCGCCGCGCTGAGGAAAAGCCATGCCGTCTAA
- a CDS encoding LLM class flavin-dependent oxidoreductase, giving the protein MKFGITIPPEGSLRDYIQWARLAEESGFELLGVTDSQSIRRELYATMAAVALNTRRIRFGPRVTNPVTRHPAVAASALATVEEVAPGRVMAAVGSGFSSIENLGERPASLAQLREYIETIRGLHTSGVVSYRGRTVRLTWARPRIPLFLAAHGPKTLQLAGEIADGVVVGTGVLPEVVADSLAQIRIGAERSGRRLEDLDIWWFVVAYVASDRATAIDRVRTSLAGLGHGLARFTTEGKFIPPELVRPIQALYQAYATEEHVVTGAIGETRHNAQLLEDLGLKDYLAERFAIAGTAEECVARLHRIREAGVNKVWISIHFPEKVEFMERWSREVMPRFGSVGND; this is encoded by the coding sequence ATGAAGTTCGGCATAACCATCCCGCCGGAAGGCTCGCTGCGCGACTACATTCAGTGGGCGCGGCTCGCTGAAGAGAGCGGCTTTGAGCTGCTGGGGGTGACGGACAGCCAGTCCATACGGCGCGAACTGTACGCGACGATGGCGGCGGTCGCGCTCAACACCCGGCGCATCCGCTTCGGCCCGCGCGTCACGAACCCCGTCACGCGCCATCCCGCCGTCGCCGCGAGCGCCCTTGCCACCGTCGAGGAGGTCGCTCCCGGGCGCGTCATGGCGGCGGTGGGCAGCGGCTTCAGTTCTATTGAGAACCTCGGTGAAAGGCCCGCGTCGCTGGCGCAACTCCGCGAGTACATTGAGACCATCCGCGGCCTGCACACGTCCGGGGTGGTGAGCTACCGCGGCAGGACGGTCAGGTTGACGTGGGCGCGTCCGCGCATCCCGCTCTTCCTTGCGGCGCACGGGCCGAAAACGCTGCAACTCGCGGGGGAGATCGCTGACGGCGTCGTCGTGGGCACAGGGGTGCTGCCAGAGGTCGTCGCCGATTCGCTCGCGCAAATACGCATCGGCGCGGAGCGCAGCGGACGGCGGCTGGAGGACCTGGACATCTGGTGGTTCGTCGTCGCGTACGTCGCGAGCGACAGGGCGACGGCTATTGACCGTGTGCGCACGTCGCTCGCGGGCCTCGGCCACGGACTGGCCCGGTTCACCACGGAGGGCAAGTTCATACCGCCGGAGCTTGTGCGTCCCATTCAGGCTCTCTACCAGGCCTACGCCACGGAGGAACACGTCGTGACGGGGGCCATAGGCGAGACCAGGCACAACGCCCAGTTGCTGGAAGACCTGGGCCTGAAGGACTACCTGGCGGAGCGGTTTGCGATAGCAGGCACGGCGGAGGAGTGCGTCGCCAGGCTGCACCGCATCCGAGAGGCGGGTGTCAACAAGGTGTGGATCAGCATTCACTTTCCGGAGAAGGTCGAGTTCATGGAACGATGGTCGCGAGAGGTCATGCCCAGGTTTGGGAGTGTGGGAAATGACTGA
- a CDS encoding ABC transporter permease, which translates to MAAQRVLNVEARTRQTRGQGVGSVVIQFARQKPMGAVGGAIVLVTCATAILASAVAPYDPYQTNVDRLLQPPGGEFILGSDFLGRDILSRIMHGSRISLYIAAMSVLSTQIAGGVLGLVSGYFGGKTDMVIQRVMDALMAFPTLVLALAIMAALGPALNNIVLAITIVYTPRTARVIRSAVLGVKASQYIESARAIGSGALRILARHVTPNCMAPAIIIGTANLGIAILVEGSLSFLGAGAPPPTPSWGAMLSGAALNYAEQAPWIAFYPGLALTLLVFGFNLLGDSLRDVLDPRLRAR; encoded by the coding sequence ATGGCCGCGCAACGCGTTCTCAACGTCGAGGCGCGAACCAGGCAAACTCGCGGGCAGGGCGTCGGGAGCGTCGTCATCCAATTCGCGCGGCAAAAACCGATGGGCGCCGTCGGCGGGGCCATCGTTCTGGTGACTTGCGCCACAGCCATCCTCGCGTCCGCTGTCGCCCCCTACGATCCTTATCAGACCAACGTGGACCGGCTGCTCCAGCCTCCGGGTGGAGAGTTCATCCTGGGCAGCGATTTCCTAGGCAGGGACATCCTGAGCCGCATCATGCACGGGTCGCGGATATCCCTGTATATCGCCGCCATGTCAGTCCTGTCGACCCAGATTGCAGGCGGAGTCCTCGGCCTCGTGAGCGGGTACTTCGGCGGAAAGACGGACATGGTCATTCAGCGGGTCATGGACGCCCTGATGGCCTTCCCCACGCTGGTCCTTGCTCTCGCCATCATGGCGGCGCTGGGGCCAGCCTTGAACAACATCGTGCTGGCCATCACCATCGTGTACACGCCGCGCACCGCGCGCGTCATCCGCTCGGCTGTCCTGGGGGTCAAGGCCAGCCAGTACATTGAGTCGGCCCGCGCCATCGGCTCCGGAGCCTTGCGCATACTGGCCCGGCACGTCACTCCCAACTGCATGGCGCCGGCCATCATCATCGGCACCGCGAACCTGGGCATCGCCATCCTCGTGGAGGGCTCTTTGAGCTTCCTTGGCGCGGGAGCGCCGCCGCCCACGCCATCCTGGGGCGCCATGCTGTCCGGCGCGGCGCTGAACTATGCGGAACAGGCGCCCTGGATCGCGTTCTATCCCGGCCTTGCTTTGACACTGCTGGTCTTTGGGTTCAACCTCTTGGGCGACTCGCTGCGCGACGTCCTGGACCCACGCCTGCGCGCCAGATAG
- a CDS encoding ABC transporter permease, with protein sequence MRAYVFQRLLLFVPVLVGVSVIIFVIMRVLPGDVARTVLLGVSGEGVVTEEALRNVQQRLGLDKPLVLQYLDWIWGVVRLDFGTSFKTETPIAAEIAQRLPITFEMAILTALVSTAIAVPVGTISAIHQDKWIDYALRGVTILGLAAPSFWIGVLTIIGLVRLFNWIPPIGFVTLWEDPGKNIQQMIWPAVGLGYHYAAVVARMTRSSMLEVLRQDYIRTAWAKGLRERVVVYRHALKNSLLPVITIIGIQFALLLGGTVIMETIFSVPGMGRTFVDAIAFRDYPMVQASVVVFAVLILLANLGVDLLYAWLDPRVGYGA encoded by the coding sequence ATGCGGGCATACGTCTTCCAGCGGTTATTGCTGTTCGTCCCCGTGCTGGTCGGGGTGTCCGTCATTATCTTCGTCATCATGCGCGTTCTCCCTGGAGATGTCGCGCGCACCGTTCTGCTGGGCGTGAGCGGCGAAGGCGTGGTCACCGAGGAAGCGCTACGTAACGTCCAGCAGCGTCTGGGGCTGGACAAACCGCTCGTTCTACAGTATCTGGACTGGATATGGGGCGTCGTGCGGCTTGACTTCGGCACGTCGTTCAAGACGGAAACGCCCATCGCGGCGGAAATCGCTCAGCGCCTGCCTATCACCTTTGAGATGGCCATCCTGACCGCGCTTGTCTCCACAGCTATCGCCGTCCCTGTCGGCACAATCTCCGCCATTCACCAGGACAAGTGGATTGACTACGCCCTGCGCGGCGTCACCATCCTGGGGCTCGCCGCGCCTTCATTCTGGATTGGCGTCCTCACCATCATCGGGCTGGTGCGCCTGTTCAACTGGATACCTCCCATCGGTTTCGTCACACTGTGGGAGGACCCGGGGAAAAACATCCAGCAGATGATCTGGCCCGCGGTCGGGCTGGGGTACCACTACGCCGCCGTCGTCGCGCGCATGACCCGTTCCTCCATGCTGGAGGTGCTGCGGCAGGACTACATCCGCACGGCATGGGCCAAGGGACTGCGGGAGCGCGTCGTCGTGTACCGGCATGCGCTCAAAAACTCCCTGCTGCCGGTGATCACGATCATTGGCATCCAGTTCGCCTTGTTGCTGGGCGGCACGGTCATCATGGAGACCATCTTCTCCGTGCCCGGCATGGGGCGGACGTTCGTGGACGCCATTGCGTTCCGCGACTACCCCATGGTGCAGGCATCCGTCGTCGTGTTCGCGGTGCTCATCCTGCTTGCGAACCTGGGGGTGGACCTCCTTTACGCATGGCTCGACCCGCGCGTTGGCTACGGGGCGTAA
- a CDS encoding ABC transporter substrate-binding protein, with the protein MSTQVFGRIQVVLATTIVVTLLMAACAPSAPSSPAPSAPALSAPAAAPSQPAATATPPPLPTPRVSVPVVAAPTPTPGTQAQRGGILTIANPDSPAHFDLQQGVRIDTSIPFRNVYSALLRRDPQETEKVIPELAESWSASPDGLKYTFVLRKGVKWHDGQPLTTQDVAFSLMRMAHPPKGMTSPRGQSLLEGVVTARALDDTRVEVTLGGTSSSFLSRVATDWVVIMPRHTIEKYGDMKQVVNGSGPFKFVRYTPSVSVEMTRNEEYFAQGRPFVNGVTVYILPDAGTSFAALRTGRVLLSTVGSRAATDAQLRIAQSDLSDKLTVERYQSFTRYILIPNQEVKPWGDIRVRRAVDLAIDRQAFEKLALLGKMGGYFHPETKWGFSRQELLTQPGFRQPKDQDIAEAKKLLAEAGFASGVDTPLMCRRGEDCEIYSSALKGQLEKVGVRLTLNPTEAVTMDQKFAKGEFSVSIFPLGVLQDDPDQLIFEQYVTTGTRNHARFSDPQIDALATEQARTLDESKRRALVRKIDERLVNAHVYPSILWLDYVRVYSKSVRGFRNGPGLWTDQNMEYVWLAK; encoded by the coding sequence ATGAGTACACAAGTTTTTGGGCGCATCCAGGTGGTGTTGGCAACCACCATTGTTGTCACTTTGCTGATGGCGGCTTGCGCGCCATCAGCGCCTTCATCCCCGGCCCCCTCGGCGCCGGCCCTGAGCGCGCCCGCCGCGGCCCCGTCTCAGCCTGCTGCCACAGCCACGCCGCCTCCCCTGCCGACGCCCCGAGTTTCGGTGCCCGTGGTCGCCGCCCCCACCCCCACCCCGGGGACCCAGGCCCAGCGCGGCGGCATTCTGACTATCGCGAACCCGGACTCGCCCGCGCACTTCGACCTCCAGCAGGGAGTGCGTATTGATACCTCAATTCCGTTCCGTAACGTTTACAGCGCCCTCCTGCGGCGCGACCCTCAAGAGACGGAAAAGGTCATCCCTGAGCTGGCTGAAAGCTGGTCCGCAAGCCCGGACGGTCTCAAGTACACCTTCGTACTGCGCAAGGGCGTAAAGTGGCATGACGGCCAGCCTTTAACCACCCAGGACGTGGCCTTCAGCCTCATGCGCATGGCGCACCCGCCCAAGGGGATGACCAGTCCCCGCGGGCAATCCCTGCTTGAGGGCGTCGTCACGGCCAGAGCCCTTGATGACACGCGCGTGGAGGTCACTCTGGGGGGGACCAGCAGTTCCTTCCTGAGCCGCGTCGCCACGGACTGGGTCGTCATCATGCCCAGGCACACTATCGAAAAATACGGCGATATGAAACAGGTGGTGAACGGGAGCGGGCCGTTCAAGTTCGTACGCTACACGCCGAGTGTGAGCGTTGAGATGACCAGGAACGAGGAGTATTTCGCGCAGGGCAGGCCCTTTGTGAACGGTGTAACCGTCTATATCTTGCCGGACGCCGGAACGTCGTTCGCGGCGCTCCGAACGGGCCGCGTCCTCCTGTCCACGGTCGGCTCCCGTGCAGCCACGGACGCGCAGCTCCGGATCGCACAGAGCGATCTGTCTGACAAACTCACGGTGGAGCGGTACCAGTCGTTCACGCGCTATATCCTGATACCGAACCAGGAGGTCAAGCCCTGGGGCGACATCCGTGTGCGCCGAGCGGTGGACCTGGCCATAGACCGCCAGGCGTTTGAGAAACTGGCGTTGCTGGGCAAGATGGGCGGCTATTTCCATCCGGAGACCAAATGGGGCTTCTCACGGCAGGAACTCCTGACGCAGCCCGGCTTCCGGCAGCCGAAAGACCAGGACATTGCGGAAGCAAAGAAGCTGCTCGCCGAGGCGGGCTTTGCAAGCGGTGTGGACACCCCCCTGATGTGCCGGCGCGGCGAAGACTGCGAAATCTACTCCTCCGCCCTCAAGGGACAGTTGGAAAAGGTCGGCGTGCGCCTGACGCTGAACCCCACCGAAGCGGTGACCATGGACCAGAAGTTCGCCAAGGGAGAGTTCAGCGTGTCCATCTTCCCCCTGGGCGTACTTCAGGATGACCCGGACCAGCTCATCTTCGAGCAGTACGTCACAACCGGAACGCGGAACCACGCTCGCTTCAGCGACCCCCAGATTGACGCGCTGGCGACCGAGCAGGCGCGCACGCTGGACGAGTCCAAGCGGCGCGCGCTGGTGCGGAAGATAGACGAACGTCTCGTGAACGCGCACGTCTATCCTTCTATCCTGTGGCTGGACTACGTCCGTGTTTACTCGAAGAGCGTGCGGGGCTTCAGGAATGGGCCGGGCCTGTGGACCGATCAGAACATGGAGTACGTCTGGCTGGCGAAGTAA
- a CDS encoding alpha/beta hydrolase produces MPYLRRPDARIYYEVDDFTDPWRKPETLFFHHGHARSSRFWYPWVPLLARRYRIVRIDARGFGRSTVPPPDYPWTPDVFIEDARALMDHLKVDRTVWISEFLGNIVGLAFALKYPDRLKALVQCHPICSHADVHDLPHTGGEDSGELRRSIETEGMRVWSHKTIWQRLDVEHSPKGLVKWVEGQVAKASPATVMALRPRVGKWTQAVTDRLSDINTPTLLLLAEKSRSSTPYQVEYMARVMPRAKLVTLPGIGNGMWLLKPEWCVRQMRQFLAGITRESARTRRRAP; encoded by the coding sequence ATGCCGTACCTTCGTCGCCCCGACGCCCGCATCTACTACGAGGTGGATGACTTCACGGATCCGTGGCGCAAGCCGGAGACCTTGTTCTTTCACCATGGCCACGCGCGCAGCTCGCGATTCTGGTACCCATGGGTCCCGCTGCTGGCGCGGCGCTATCGCATAGTCCGCATAGACGCGCGCGGTTTCGGGCGGTCGACTGTGCCGCCTCCCGACTATCCCTGGACGCCGGACGTGTTCATTGAGGACGCGCGTGCCCTCATGGATCACCTGAAGGTGGACCGGACGGTCTGGATCAGCGAGTTCCTCGGTAACATAGTCGGGCTGGCGTTCGCCTTGAAGTACCCCGACCGCCTGAAGGCGCTCGTCCAGTGCCACCCCATTTGCAGCCATGCCGATGTGCACGACCTTCCGCACACGGGCGGCGAGGACTCCGGCGAGCTGCGCCGTAGCATCGAGACGGAAGGGATGCGCGTGTGGTCGCATAAGACCATCTGGCAGCGGCTCGACGTCGAGCATTCGCCGAAGGGCCTGGTGAAGTGGGTGGAGGGACAAGTGGCAAAGGCCTCGCCGGCCACCGTCATGGCGCTGCGACCGCGTGTGGGCAAGTGGACACAAGCGGTGACTGACCGCCTGTCCGATATAAACACGCCCACCCTTCTCCTCCTCGCCGAAAAGAGTCGCTCCAGCACGCCCTACCAGGTGGAGTATATGGCGCGCGTCATGCCCCGGGCCAAGCTCGTCACCCTGCCGGGCATAGGCAACGGCATGTGGCTGCTCAAGCCCGAGTGGTGCGTCAGGCAGATGCGCCAATTCCTTGCGGGGATCACCCGCGAAAGCGCCCGAACACGCAGGCGCGCGCCGTAA
- a CDS encoding CoA transferase gives MAGPLTGIRVIDASQMYAAPGLGMYLADFGADVVKVEPPGGDTSRGMHTAPGLEGLSKPFLHLNRNKRSISLDIRKPEGRDVLLRMIKTADVFITNLRPGVAERLGIGYDTLEKLNPRLIYVSLTAWGTAGPRRQRPGYDLLIQARAGFLDARRYPDGSPVSPALMAADPSVPLLLAYGVMMALYDRDKSGRGQKVESSLFAATIAMQNHTLVRLERDPALPSTGNKATHICRGSDGKYLLVILISNEEWGRFCHALGLDRYTDDPRFSGYMGRAENHEAITAMLRSIFETRPRDHWTRLLADQDVPCEPIVTRDELFADAQARDNAYLVDIDDPHAGRMTTMGLPLRLSRTPGELRRPAPLLGEQSDEILRELGFTPQEIEKLRQAKVVK, from the coding sequence ATGGCAGGTCCTCTCACGGGCATCCGCGTTATAGATGCCTCCCAGATGTACGCCGCGCCCGGTCTCGGCATGTACCTGGCGGACTTCGGCGCCGATGTCGTCAAGGTGGAGCCTCCGGGCGGGGATACGTCTCGCGGCATGCACACGGCGCCCGGATTGGAAGGGCTATCCAAACCATTCCTGCACCTGAACCGCAATAAGCGCAGCATATCACTCGACATCCGCAAGCCGGAGGGACGCGACGTCCTTCTGCGGATGATCAAGACCGCGGACGTATTCATCACCAATCTGCGTCCCGGCGTCGCCGAACGCCTCGGCATTGGCTACGACACGCTGGAGAAGCTGAACCCACGCCTGATTTACGTGAGCCTGACGGCCTGGGGGACGGCCGGCCCGCGCCGTCAGCGCCCCGGCTACGACCTGCTCATCCAGGCCCGGGCCGGTTTTCTGGACGCGCGGCGCTATCCGGACGGCTCTCCCGTCAGCCCCGCTCTCATGGCGGCGGACCCCTCCGTGCCTCTGCTTCTCGCCTACGGCGTCATGATGGCCCTCTATGACCGGGACAAAAGCGGGCGCGGCCAGAAGGTGGAAAGTTCCCTCTTCGCGGCCACCATCGCCATGCAGAACCACACGCTCGTCCGCCTGGAGCGCGACCCTGCTCTCCCCAGCACGGGCAACAAGGCGACCCATATCTGTCGCGGCTCGGACGGCAAGTACCTCCTCGTCATCCTCATCTCCAATGAGGAGTGGGGTCGCTTCTGCCACGCGCTGGGCCTGGACCGCTACACCGACGACCCGCGCTTTAGCGGCTACATGGGCCGCGCGGAGAACCATGAGGCCATCACGGCCATGCTCAGGTCCATTTTTGAGACCAGGCCACGCGACCACTGGACCAGGCTTCTGGCCGATCAGGACGTCCCCTGCGAGCCTATCGTCACCCGCGACGAGCTTTTCGCCGACGCGCAGGCGCGGGATAACGCCTATCTGGTGGATATAGACGACCCCCACGCGGGCCGCATGACCACCATGGGGCTGCCGCTGCGCCTATCGCGCACCCCTGGCGAACTGCGGCGGCCCGCGCCCCTGCTGGGCGAGCAGTCGGACGAAATCCTGCGTGAGCTTGGCTTCACGCCCCAGGAGATTGAAAAGCTTCGCCAGGCCAAAGTCGTGAAATAA
- a CDS encoding CoA transferase: protein MRKLPLENIRVLDFTLALAGPLVTLWLASLGAEVYKVESRTRLDISRRMRVDETGNMILTGDPRTGFYEQPNHSKKSITVDLSKPGGVAAVRELAKVCDVVVESFAPGVMDRLGVGYKDIREVRPDVVYFSLSGFGQTGPYSRYRAFGHIASSFGGVDNLTGRASGRPASVGSTLDGVCSISGVLSIMMALWSRFETGQGQHADLAMSEVQMCMIPEAMMDYVMNGRVRHRDGNHDDVFAPYGTFRCEGEDAWIAIGITNDDEWRGLCQAMGRGELADDPRYADGMGRWKHRDEIEQLIELWTRTRKPWDLFHALQRAGVPAGPAATTVDILNDPQVKARGMLTTVRTRQGVPVVLQRLPARFDGEYKDVPEPAPTFGEHNQYAFCEVLGMPPAHVRAMVDKRILW from the coding sequence ATGCGGAAGCTGCCTCTGGAAAATATCCGTGTCCTGGACTTCACTCTGGCGCTGGCGGGGCCGCTCGTCACCCTCTGGCTCGCAAGCCTGGGGGCCGAGGTGTACAAGGTGGAGAGCCGTACGCGCCTGGATATCTCCCGGCGCATGCGCGTGGACGAGACAGGCAACATGATACTCACGGGTGACCCACGCACTGGTTTCTACGAGCAGCCCAACCACAGCAAGAAGAGCATCACGGTGGACCTGAGCAAGCCGGGTGGAGTGGCCGCGGTCCGCGAGCTGGCGAAGGTCTGCGACGTCGTCGTCGAGTCCTTTGCGCCCGGCGTCATGGACCGCCTGGGAGTTGGTTACAAGGACATCCGCGAAGTCCGGCCGGATGTCGTCTATTTCTCCCTGTCCGGCTTCGGCCAGACAGGGCCGTACTCCAGGTACAGGGCCTTCGGACACATAGCGTCGAGCTTCGGCGGAGTGGACAATCTGACCGGGCGGGCCAGCGGCCGTCCCGCGTCGGTGGGCAGCACCCTGGACGGCGTGTGCAGCATATCCGGCGTACTCTCCATCATGATGGCCCTGTGGAGCCGCTTCGAGACAGGACAGGGACAGCATGCGGACCTGGCGATGAGCGAAGTCCAGATGTGCATGATCCCGGAGGCCATGATGGACTACGTCATGAACGGACGGGTGCGCCATCGCGATGGCAACCACGACGACGTCTTCGCTCCGTACGGCACGTTCCGGTGCGAAGGCGAAGACGCATGGATCGCCATCGGGATCACCAATGACGACGAGTGGCGCGGGCTGTGCCAGGCGATGGGCCGAGGCGAGCTGGCCGACGACCCGCGGTACGCCGACGGTATGGGCAGGTGGAAGCACAGGGACGAAATCGAACAGCTCATTGAGCTATGGACGCGCACGCGCAAACCCTGGGACCTGTTCCACGCCCTGCAGAGAGCGGGCGTGCCCGCGGGACCGGCGGCGACAACGGTGGACATCCTCAACGACCCGCAGGTGAAGGCACGCGGCATGCTGACCACGGTGCGCACCAGGCAGGGTGTGCCCGTCGTGTTGCAGCGCCTGCCCGCCCGCTTCGACGGCGAGTACAAGGACGTGCCGGAGCCTGCCCCCACCTTCGGGGAGCACAACCAGTACGCCTTTTGTGAGGTGCTGGGCATGCCTCCCGCCCACGTGCGGGCGATGGTGGACAAGCGCATTCTGTGGTAG